In a single window of the Ignavibacteria bacterium genome:
- a CDS encoding tetratricopeptide repeat protein gives MKNPNFLKIPVFLLLLAISACSTFNYKTYKEEPNKNIDDPEPNYDITLTPEFQDFTGFMFIGNRIENFSTYFNTFFNANENFNDAYDDYATRILANYNERQDSIFAKPRLSQESIDKFNIAIEKASKVIQYHKSSEYMDRSVLLIGKSYFFLGDYLKAERKFSEFISRLKSSRYLDEALLYLAKTQIRLENEKPALERLDALIKTSKDKHVVSESYQSLAEYQLNKKDYENSIKNFKKAIELSDDSEFKAQMQFLVASVISRTDQKLAAKEFDKVLDYNASYDLEYLARFNTAKNMIASGNFSGASDIIEDLEIKYKDIPANLGQVNFLKGVYYDEKKDGKLSITQYYYVIKNFPATIPSADASYKLGNYYETKNDYFNAFMYYRFSTEQSNTGTFYKEALNKANIYKRYFELRSVIAGEKINTEYNNEFKKKTTKDFDKNNDPNKLPNKEGDNGKSGGVPGFNIADSILSTGDSIFTIVDTSAVREKEISAAKFELAELFLYDLNRADSCEFYLKEAFDESKDYDFSAKVLFALSALYRKQEQYAKSDEILNSIISNYPLSAVANSSRKLLNLSVVDQTGNDAGDSIYSAAESKFVNKEFRAALDDFKALINTFPASVHIERAYLGAGWICENVLNSNDSAYYFYSMLVKDKPNSEAAAMVMQKVEEYETFNNVNKTDTTGSNTQQQEVKDPVNQPPGELNNTSEPEKKSDGTENNNNIDPMQLLKELEEGNKEKTNEQDPSNKNEENPAPTDPGTQETPPQGP, from the coding sequence ATGAAAAACCCCAATTTTCTTAAAATACCCGTTTTTTTACTTCTTTTGGCTATTTCAGCCTGTTCAACTTTCAATTATAAAACATACAAAGAAGAACCCAATAAAAATATTGATGACCCTGAGCCTAATTATGATATAACTCTTACCCCTGAATTCCAGGATTTTACCGGATTTATGTTTATCGGCAACAGGATAGAGAACTTCAGCACTTACTTTAATACATTTTTTAATGCCAACGAGAACTTTAACGATGCATACGATGATTATGCAACCCGAATACTGGCAAACTATAATGAACGGCAGGATTCAATTTTTGCCAAGCCCAGGTTATCACAGGAGTCAATTGATAAATTCAATATAGCAATCGAAAAAGCATCAAAGGTAATTCAGTATCACAAAAGCAGTGAGTATATGGACCGTTCTGTTCTGCTTATCGGTAAATCATACTTTTTCCTTGGTGATTATTTAAAAGCTGAACGAAAATTCAGTGAATTCATCTCGAGGCTTAAATCAAGCCGCTATCTTGATGAAGCGCTGCTTTACCTGGCAAAAACACAAATTAGGCTTGAGAATGAAAAACCTGCTCTTGAAAGACTGGATGCGCTGATAAAGACCTCAAAAGATAAACACGTAGTTTCTGAAAGTTACCAGTCGTTGGCTGAATACCAGCTGAATAAGAAGGATTATGAAAATTCTATAAAGAATTTCAAGAAAGCTATAGAGCTTTCAGATGACAGTGAGTTCAAAGCGCAGATGCAGTTCCTTGTTGCATCTGTTATTTCAAGAACAGATCAAAAGCTTGCTGCAAAAGAGTTTGACAAAGTATTGGATTATAATGCTTCTTATGATCTTGAATATCTTGCCCGCTTTAATACAGCTAAAAATATGATCGCTTCCGGAAATTTCAGCGGAGCATCAGATATAATTGAAGACCTGGAAATAAAATACAAAGATATCCCCGCTAACCTCGGGCAGGTGAATTTCCTTAAAGGTGTTTACTATGATGAAAAGAAAGACGGGAAGTTATCCATTACACAGTATTATTATGTTATTAAAAATTTCCCGGCAACGATTCCTTCAGCTGATGCCAGCTATAAGCTTGGCAATTATTATGAAACAAAAAATGATTACTTCAACGCATTTATGTATTACCGCTTTTCAACCGAACAAAGCAATACAGGTACTTTTTATAAAGAAGCTTTAAATAAAGCCAATATTTATAAAAGATATTTTGAACTGAGATCTGTTATAGCCGGTGAAAAGATAAATACTGAATACAATAATGAGTTTAAAAAGAAGACAACTAAAGATTTTGATAAAAACAATGACCCTAATAAGCTGCCTAACAAAGAAGGTGATAACGGAAAATCAGGCGGTGTACCCGGGTTCAATATAGCAGACAGTATTTTATCAACCGGGGATTCAATTTTTACGATCGTAGATACTTCTGCTGTCAGGGAAAAAGAAATTTCTGCAGCAAAATTTGAGCTTGCGGAATTGTTTCTTTATGATTTGAACAGGGCAGATTCCTGCGAATTCTACCTGAAGGAAGCTTTTGATGAATCAAAAGATTATGATTTCAGCGCTAAAGTTTTATTTGCTCTTTCAGCGCTATACAGAAAACAGGAGCAATATGCTAAAAGTGATGAAATATTGAACAGTATTATCAGTAATTACCCGCTTTCAGCTGTTGCTAATTCTAGCAGAAAGCTATTAAATCTTTCTGTGGTCGATCAAACAGGTAATGATGCCGGTGATTCAATTTATTCTGCTGCAGAATCAAAATTTGTAAATAAGGAATTCCGTGCCGCGCTTGATGATTTTAAAGCATTGATAAATACATTTCCTGCATCCGTTCATATTGAACGAGCATACTTAGGAGCAGGCTGGATTTGCGAAAATGTTCTGAACAGTAATGACAGTGCATATTATTTTTATTCAATGCTGGTTAAAGATAAACCAAATTCTGAAGCTGCTGCTATGGTAATGCAGAAAGTTGAAGAGTATGAAACATTCAATAATGTAAATAAAACAGATACAACAGGCTCAAATACGCAGCAGCAGGAAGTGAAAGATCCTGTAAACCAGCCGCCGGGTGAGCTTAATAATACCAGTGAACCTGAAAAAAAATCAGACGGGACAGAAAACAACAATAATATCGACCCGATGCAGCTATTAAAAGAGCTTGAAGAGGGCAATAAGGAAAAGACTAACGAACAGGATCCTTCTAATAAAAATGAAGAAAATCCTGCTCCGACTGATCCAGGGACTCAGGAAACCCCTCCACAAGGACCCTGA
- a CDS encoding T9SS type A sorting domain-containing protein, producing MNSIIKILILILSFNFLHLYSQEIIIQNNPYEKVDEYTSKKKSFNREKWFYEQRMYPFNQLPDDAYGKAFEQKQELRRTQGFAFDNSVTWTNIGPTSGFYFAYSNISGRVTTVKYDPVNPSIIYIGAAFGGVWKSTNGGNNFSPISDNEISMSSGSICIDPSNTNILYYGTGEATYSGASYYGRGILKSTNGGSTWTNYTNGLPSLTYCSRIVVRPGFSNQLLAAMGTSGLYRSTDGGVNWTLSVSGRCDDVVFSPDGNSAYIVGGITGYRISTDGGVTFTANTSVPMGTRNHMAICRNTPSVLYIATYAGSTISTYKSTNSGINYTQVSVGHNFDGGQAWYDFYMQVNPFDPNFAYVGSIDIWRTTNGGTNFENITNGYSGGSVHVDQHNMDFNPLNSNELIAVNDGGVWKSTDRGTTWINLNAGLTLTQFYRIAADPNNVNHVMGGTQDNGTQRTLGTVNWTAAFGGDGGEVCFHSQSSQFILGETQNNGLQRSQNGGNGWQNATSGLTGSGAWVGPIIAHPTTSGIFYTARQQVFQSTNWGASWTAISSGTSGTIREMAISKSNPNIMYATVNGVVFKSTNGGINFVNSSTGLPTRTITSINIHPDSSQVAIVTFSGFGAGKIYKTTDGGAVWNNISGNLPDSPVNDALIYYPGTSTSIYYAAMDIGVFFTDTWGATWTELADGLPNTVAMHLDYHQATNTLRIGTHGRGVWETHNPVGIINYNNQVPAGYSLQQNYPNPFNPVTNIKYDILSEGFVNLAVYDILGRELKKIISENQRPGTYTVQFDGSELSSGVYFYKLSANGFTETKKMMITK from the coding sequence ATGAATTCAATCATAAAAATTCTGATTCTTATCCTCTCCTTTAATTTTTTACATTTATACTCTCAGGAAATTATTATTCAGAATAATCCTTATGAAAAAGTAGATGAGTATACAAGTAAGAAAAAATCTTTTAACCGTGAAAAATGGTTTTACGAACAACGTATGTATCCTTTTAATCAGCTGCCTGATGATGCATATGGCAAAGCATTTGAACAAAAACAAGAATTACGCCGTACACAAGGATTCGCCTTTGATAATTCTGTTACATGGACAAATATCGGCCCAACATCCGGGTTTTACTTTGCATATTCAAATATTTCAGGAAGAGTAACAACTGTGAAATATGACCCTGTAAACCCTTCAATAATTTATATCGGAGCAGCATTCGGAGGTGTATGGAAATCTACAAATGGCGGTAATAATTTTTCTCCGATTAGTGATAATGAAATTTCAATGTCCTCTGGCTCAATTTGCATAGATCCTTCCAACACTAATATTCTTTATTACGGAACCGGTGAAGCAACCTACAGCGGTGCATCTTATTACGGAAGAGGTATCTTAAAATCAACAAATGGCGGTTCAACCTGGACAAATTACACTAATGGTTTGCCAAGCTTAACATATTGTTCAAGAATTGTAGTACGCCCCGGATTTTCCAATCAGCTTTTAGCTGCAATGGGTACATCGGGATTATACCGCTCAACAGATGGAGGCGTAAACTGGACTTTATCTGTATCCGGCAGGTGTGATGATGTTGTATTTTCACCCGACGGAAACAGTGCTTATATCGTAGGCGGAATCACGGGTTACAGAATTTCTACTGATGGTGGTGTAACATTTACTGCCAATACATCAGTCCCCATGGGTACAAGAAATCACATGGCTATTTGCAGAAATACCCCTTCCGTTCTTTATATCGCTACATATGCAGGAAGTACTATAAGTACATATAAATCTACTAACTCAGGTATTAATTATACTCAGGTTTCAGTAGGCCATAATTTTGATGGCGGACAAGCCTGGTATGATTTTTATATGCAGGTAAATCCTTTTGATCCAAATTTCGCATATGTCGGCTCTATCGATATTTGGAGGACTACCAACGGCGGAACAAATTTTGAAAATATTACCAATGGTTATTCAGGCGGGTCTGTACATGTTGATCAGCATAACATGGATTTTAATCCTCTGAATTCCAACGAACTTATAGCTGTTAACGATGGCGGAGTATGGAAATCGACTGACAGAGGTACTACATGGATTAATTTAAACGCAGGGCTGACTTTAACACAATTTTACAGAATAGCTGCTGATCCTAATAATGTTAATCATGTTATGGGAGGTACGCAGGATAACGGAACACAAAGGACTTTAGGAACGGTGAACTGGACTGCAGCATTTGGTGGCGATGGTGGCGAAGTATGTTTCCATTCACAAAGCTCTCAATTCATACTCGGTGAAACACAAAATAACGGTCTTCAGCGGTCACAAAACGGCGGTAACGGATGGCAAAACGCTACAAGCGGATTAACCGGTTCAGGCGCATGGGTTGGTCCTATTATTGCACACCCTACTACATCTGGAATTTTTTACACTGCACGACAGCAGGTATTTCAAAGTACTAACTGGGGTGCCAGCTGGACGGCTATTTCAAGCGGAACAAGCGGTACTATCAGAGAAATGGCTATCAGTAAATCCAATCCCAATATTATGTATGCTACGGTGAACGGTGTAGTATTTAAATCAACTAATGGCGGAATAAACTTTGTTAATTCATCCACAGGCCTTCCAACAAGAACAATTACAAGTATTAATATTCACCCTGATTCTTCACAGGTTGCAATAGTAACATTTTCAGGTTTTGGTGCCGGTAAAATTTACAAAACAACTGATGGCGGAGCAGTTTGGAATAACATCAGCGGAAATTTACCAGATTCTCCGGTAAACGACGCCTTGATATACTATCCAGGAACCTCAACAAGCATTTACTATGCTGCGATGGATATAGGTGTATTTTTTACTGATACCTGGGGTGCAACATGGACAGAACTTGCCGATGGTTTGCCAAATACAGTTGCTATGCATCTTGACTATCACCAGGCAACAAATACACTTCGTATCGGAACTCACGGAAGGGGAGTTTGGGAAACTCATAACCCGGTAGGAATAATAAACTATAATAACCAGGTACCGGCAGGATACTCATTACAGCAAAACTATCCGAATCCATTTAATCCTGTTACAAATATTAAATATGATATTCTCTCTGAAGGCTTTGTTAATCTGGCTGTATATGATATTTTAGGTAGAGAATTGAAGAAAATAATCAGCGAAAATCAAAGACCCGGCACATATACCGTACAGTTCGATGGTTCTGAGCTTTCAAGCGGAGTTTATTTTTATAAATTATCTGCAAATGGTTTCACAGAAACCAAAAAGATGATGATCACAAAATAG
- a CDS encoding histidine triad nucleotide-binding protein, which translates to MENCLFCKIIRKEIPASIIYENEDVIAFNDINPQAPVHILIIPKEHISSPYEINVNNSALSGKLIEAAAAIAKSNDLEGYRLVFNCNEIAGQTVFHIHAHLLGGRVLNWPPG; encoded by the coding sequence ATGGAAAATTGTCTGTTTTGCAAAATCATCAGGAAGGAAATTCCTGCATCAATTATATATGAAAATGAGGATGTGATTGCATTCAATGATATCAATCCGCAAGCCCCTGTTCATATCCTTATCATACCAAAAGAACATATCAGCTCACCTTATGAGATCAATGTAAATAATTCCGCTTTATCCGGAAAGCTGATCGAAGCTGCAGCCGCAATTGCAAAAAGTAATGATCTGGAAGGTTACCGGCTGGTATTTAACTGCAATGAAATTGCAGGTCAAACTGTATTTCATATTCACGCACATTTGCTTGGAGGAAGGGTCTTAAACTGGCCGCCGGGATAA
- a CDS encoding T9SS type A sorting domain-containing protein, translating into MKSKSILLFLIVFSFCINAYGQIDPNVPFSDKKFKTNVIMPKVYPLEPYGIDLITIPVGAFDNYQVSSSNGFAETDIAVNPRDPLNFVATDNRVTGFAGTPLIYYTTDGGVSWLSTSISSNQGDPVFAADSLGNFYCALLSSGIRLLKSTNKGVSWTNLGNIVNNANADKEWIAADQTGGPYQNHVYMAYVNFSTGASVDFHRSTNNGTTWSFVGNMGTGTPNPGPDVAVGPGGRVYLAWYNGGTVVKVSTDGGATFAANVQASTHSTPGTIGPGGRYVLKTNIRVNGMPHIAVDMSSTSRRGYIYNVYATNPPGPDAADIFCTRSTDGGATWSNASPVRVNDDTGFMDQWMPDVSVDLQGRVWVMWWDSRNDDPTNNLTETWGAVSTDGGLTFTNFKIGSAFNPAVIKVNQGDHYYLGDYQGIAGRNITFPFYTGQNNTLQDFTAYLPDFGISFNKSIDSINAGSTSVVRMRNPVMGPYSGTVTYTTSISPSPSPGTLTPTFSPGNVRNFTGAADSVLINTTSTANVPLGLYTVTVTGTESGGPRTHNRTYQIRVGNFVGIQQNGSEVPQVYSLQQNYPNPFNPVTNIKFSLPKGSFVTLKVYDLLGKEVASLVNNLNLAAGNYTYDFNAVNIPSGIYFYKLSAGEFSDVKKMTLIK; encoded by the coding sequence ATGAAAAGCAAATCTATTTTATTGTTTTTAATTGTTTTTTCGTTTTGTATCAATGCCTATGGGCAAATTGATCCGAACGTTCCCTTTTCAGATAAAAAATTCAAAACGAATGTAATAATGCCTAAGGTATATCCTCTTGAGCCGTATGGCATTGATCTTATCACCATACCTGTTGGTGCATTTGATAACTACCAGGTATCTTCAAGTAATGGTTTTGCTGAAACAGACATTGCCGTAAATCCAAGAGATCCGTTAAACTTTGTTGCTACTGATAACAGAGTAACAGGTTTTGCAGGAACCCCGCTTATTTATTATACAACAGATGGTGGCGTAAGCTGGCTCAGTACTTCTATTTCTTCAAATCAGGGTGACCCTGTATTTGCAGCTGATAGTTTAGGCAACTTTTACTGCGCATTGCTTTCCAGCGGTATCAGACTTTTAAAATCTACCAACAAAGGTGTTAGCTGGACAAATTTAGGTAACATTGTAAATAATGCGAATGCAGATAAAGAATGGATTGCTGCAGACCAAACTGGCGGTCCGTACCAAAACCATGTTTACATGGCTTATGTGAATTTTTCAACCGGCGCAAGCGTAGATTTCCACCGTTCAACAAACAACGGCACTACATGGAGCTTTGTAGGCAACATGGGAACTGGTACACCTAACCCCGGACCCGATGTAGCAGTAGGACCGGGCGGAAGAGTTTACCTCGCATGGTATAATGGCGGTACTGTTGTTAAAGTATCAACAGATGGCGGCGCAACATTTGCAGCTAATGTTCAGGCATCAACCCACTCAACCCCGGGTACAATAGGACCAGGCGGAAGATATGTTTTAAAAACAAATATCCGCGTAAATGGAATGCCGCATATTGCTGTAGATATGTCATCAACTTCAAGAAGAGGTTACATATATAATGTTTATGCTACCAATCCTCCCGGACCCGATGCTGCAGATATATTCTGCACTCGCTCAACCGATGGAGGAGCAACTTGGAGCAATGCAAGCCCGGTAAGAGTAAATGATGATACAGGCTTTATGGATCAGTGGATGCCCGATGTGAGTGTTGACCTACAGGGCAGAGTTTGGGTTATGTGGTGGGATTCAAGAAATGATGACCCTACAAATAATCTCACAGAAACATGGGGCGCAGTTTCTACAGATGGCGGCTTAACATTCACCAATTTCAAGATCGGCAGCGCTTTTAATCCTGCGGTTATAAAAGTTAACCAGGGAGATCATTATTACTTAGGTGATTACCAGGGTATTGCAGGTAGGAATATTACTTTCCCGTTCTATACCGGACAGAACAATACATTACAGGATTTCACTGCTTACTTGCCTGATTTTGGTATTTCATTCAATAAATCAATCGATAGCATCAATGCCGGTTCAACTTCTGTTGTAAGAATGAGAAACCCGGTTATGGGTCCTTACTCAGGAACCGTTACATATACTACCAGCATTTCACCATCTCCATCACCCGGAACATTAACACCTACATTTTCACCGGGTAATGTAAGGAATTTTACCGGTGCTGCTGATTCAGTTCTTATCAACACAACATCAACTGCTAATGTACCGCTGGGACTTTATACAGTAACAGTTACCGGTACAGAATCCGGCGGACCCAGAACACACAACAGAACTTACCAGATAAGAGTAGGTAACTTTGTAGGTATACAGCAGAATGGCTCAGAAGTTCCGCAGGTTTATTCATTGCAGCAGAACTATCCGAATCCGTTCAACCCTGTAACAAATATAAAATTCAGCCTGCCAAAAGGCTCATTTGTTACACTTAAAGTGTATGATTTGCTCGGCAAAGAAGTTGCTTCGCTTGTGAACAACCTCAATCTTGCAGCCGGAAATTATACTTATGATTTCAATGCTGTTAATATCCCGAGCGGAATTTACTTCTATAAATTATCAGCAGGTGAATTTTCAGATGTGAAGAAAATGACACTGATAAAGTAA
- a CDS encoding S9 family peptidase, which yields MKITCYILISVFCFLFSFPLSSQQYTIDQYLSIRGAVSPKYSFDGSRIYFNMNITGTNQLWFVTSPGAWPNQVTFFKDRITGYSPNPVKDLILIEKDEGGSEYDQFFLSNGAGTDIKMITDGAPKVLNGFGRWSDDGSFFTYFSNKRSPYFYDIYTYQLESGSSKMIWSSDHSNYPSVLSSDGNKLVFSRSYSTYDNDLFLLDIASGKEKLISVHDNFKDPAEFYAASFDHTGGILYFISNDKSDFFRIGTYDLKTEKISYQEYEFLKEYKSCDVSRLYFSPDRKLMLIMINDRGYDRISLYNIETKREVTIPSELKSSSITAMNFSGDNTKLILGINSAANTSILYEWELNTGKVAQITYPSLAGIDPKTFVEPELITYKSFDGLEISAFIYKPLNSENKKLPCIISIHGGPEGQANYGFSAVFQYYVNAGYVVIEPNVRGSTGYGKKFAALDNVRNRENSVRDIASLVEYLNNRGDIDPGKIAVTGGSYGGYMVLACLTLYPHYFAAGIDIVGISNFVTFLKNTSDYRRNNRESEYGSLEKDSEFLESISPLGKVKNIKAPLMIIHGRNDPRVPVTEAEQMHEAILQNGGYSELHIYEDEGHGIAKQKNRLDLYPKIIKFLDDNVKNK from the coding sequence TTGAAAATTACCTGTTACATTCTGATTTCTGTATTCTGTTTCCTGTTTTCTTTTCCTTTAAGTTCCCAGCAATATACCATTGACCAGTATCTCAGTATTCGCGGAGCAGTATCCCCGAAATATTCATTTGACGGAAGCCGGATCTATTTTAATATGAATATTACAGGTACTAACCAGCTATGGTTCGTAACTTCACCGGGCGCATGGCCAAACCAGGTAACTTTTTTTAAAGACAGAATTACCGGTTACTCGCCAAATCCCGTAAAGGACCTGATCCTGATTGAAAAAGATGAAGGCGGTTCAGAATATGACCAGTTCTTTTTATCCAATGGTGCAGGTACAGATATTAAGATGATTACCGATGGAGCTCCGAAAGTATTAAACGGTTTCGGAAGATGGTCTGATGATGGCAGTTTTTTTACTTATTTTTCAAATAAACGTTCCCCTTATTTTTATGATATTTATACTTACCAATTGGAATCAGGTTCATCGAAAATGATATGGTCAAGTGATCATTCAAACTACCCATCAGTTCTTTCATCAGATGGCAACAAACTTGTGTTTTCCCGGTCATATTCAACTTATGATAATGACCTGTTTCTTCTGGATATTGCATCTGGCAAAGAAAAACTGATATCAGTTCATGATAATTTTAAAGATCCGGCTGAATTTTACGCTGCTTCGTTCGATCATACGGGCGGCATTCTTTACTTTATTTCTAACGATAAAAGTGACTTTTTCAGAATTGGAACATATGACCTGAAAACAGAAAAGATCAGCTATCAGGAATATGAATTCTTAAAGGAGTATAAGAGCTGTGATGTATCCAGGTTGTATTTTTCGCCTGACAGAAAATTGATGCTTATAATGATAAATGACAGGGGATATGACAGGATAAGCTTGTATAATATTGAAACAAAAAGGGAAGTAACGATACCATCGGAATTAAAAAGCTCCAGCATTACAGCTATGAATTTTTCAGGTGATAACACTAAATTAATTCTCGGGATAAATTCTGCAGCAAATACCAGCATACTGTATGAATGGGAATTAAATACCGGCAAAGTTGCCCAGATAACTTATCCTTCGCTTGCGGGAATTGATCCTAAAACTTTTGTGGAACCGGAACTTATCACTTACAAATCATTTGATGGACTTGAAATATCTGCATTTATTTATAAACCTTTAAATTCAGAAAATAAAAAATTACCATGTATAATTTCTATTCATGGCGGACCCGAGGGACAGGCTAATTATGGCTTTTCAGCGGTTTTCCAGTATTATGTTAATGCTGGATATGTTGTAATTGAACCAAATGTTAGAGGCAGCACTGGTTACGGTAAGAAATTTGCCGCTTTGGATAATGTAAGGAACCGGGAGAATTCAGTTAGAGATATCGCATCGCTGGTGGAATACTTAAATAACAGAGGGGATATTGATCCCGGAAAAATTGCAGTTACAGGCGGCAGTTATGGAGGTTATATGGTTTTAGCCTGCTTAACTTTGTACCCGCATTATTTTGCTGCCGGAATTGATATAGTCGGCATTTCGAATTTTGTGACGTTCCTTAAAAATACAAGTGATTACCGCAGAAATAACAGGGAAAGTGAATACGGCAGCCTTGAAAAAGACAGTGAATTTCTCGAAAGCATATCTCCTTTGGGAAAGGTAAAAAACATAAAAGCACCGTTAATGATAATTCACGGAAGGAATGATCCCAGGGTGCCTGTAACTGAAGCGGAACAGATGCATGAAGCAATCCTGCAAAACGGGGGATACTCTGAACTGCATATATATGAAGATGAAGGCCATGGGATAGCTAAGCAAAAAAACAGGCTGGATCTATATCCTAAAATAATAAAGTTTCTGGATGATAATGTTAAAAATAAATAA